From one Lolium rigidum isolate FL_2022 chromosome 4, APGP_CSIRO_Lrig_0.1, whole genome shotgun sequence genomic stretch:
- the LOC124650404 gene encoding E3 ubiquitin-protein ligase PUB23-like → MEVYTIDRKSVDASAAQVDVPSYFLCPISMEIMRDPVTLSSGITYDRESIERWVFTDGHGECPMTKQQLGAADREPTPNHTLRRLIQGWCAVHAVERFPTPRAPVDAARVASIVDAARRGHDLLAASLKELADIVAESDCNRRCVEAAPGAVGFLVSVLKKHAVEGAPIKTSLGSQSQEDQMYGSVLASPKASSPEDTALSILHSLRLSEESWKRILERGDNFLDTMASVLRRPSHLSRTYGIQLLKAAVSEMPPAQLTSASAELVEGVVSVVTDNLSVKAVKIALHVLCRLCLWGRNRVKAVEAGAVAALVDLLLNECCGGSKQACELAIVVLDHLCGCAEGRLELVAHPAGLAVVARAVTRLSAAGTESAVRALHAVARHSATPAVLQEMLAVGVVGRLLFLVQAGAAGDSPRERAREMLKMHARVWRGSPCFSSHLNASYPS, encoded by the coding sequence ATGGAGGTTTATACGATCGATCGAAAATCAGTGGATGCATCGGCGGCGCAGGTGGACGTCCCCTCCTACTTCCTGTGCCCGATCTCCATGGAGATCATGCGGGACCCCGTCACGCTCTCCTCCGGGATCACCTACGACCGGGAGAGCATCGAGCGCTGGGTCTTCACCGACGGCCACGGCGAGTGCCCCATGACCAAGCAGCAGCTCGGCGCCGCCGACCGGGAGCCCACGCCCAACCACACGCTCCGCCGCCTCATCCAGGGCTGGTGCGCCGTGCACGCCGTCGAGCGCTTCCCCACCCCGCGTGCGCCCGTCGACGCCGCCCGTGTGGCTTCCATCGTCGACGCGGCCAGGCGGGGCCACGACCTGCTGGCGGCGTCCCTCAAGGAGCTCGCGGACATCGTCGCCGAGAGCGACTGCAACCGCCGCTGCGTCGAGGCCGCGCCCGGCGCCGTCGGCTTCCTCGTGTCCGTCCTCAAAAAGCACGCCGTGGAGGGCGCCCCCATCAAGACTTCATTAGGGTCCCAGTCCCAGGAGGATCAGATGTACGGCTCCGTGCTGGCTTCGCCGAAGGCGAGCTCGCCGGAGGACACGGCCCTCAGCATCCTGCATTCGCTTAGGCTCTCCGAGGAGAGCTGGAAGAGAATCCTGGAGCGCGGCGACAACTTCCTCGACACTATGGCGTCCGTGCTGCGGCGGCCGAGCCACCTCTCGCGCACCTACGGCATCCAGCTCCTCAAGGCGGCCGTCTCCGagatgccgccggcgcagctcacCTCGGCCAGCGCCGAGCTGGTGGAAGGGGTGGTGTCGGTCGTGACGGACAATCTGTCGGTGAAGGCGGTCAAGATCGCGCTCCACGTGCTCTGCCGGCTATGCCTGTGGGGCCGCAACCGCGTCAAGGCCGTCGAGgccggcgcggtggcggcgctcgtGGACCTGCTCCTCAACGAGTGCTGCGGCGGAAGCAAGCAGGCGTGCGAGCTCGCGATCGTCGTGCTGGACCATCTATGCGGCTGCGCCGAAGGCCGTCTGGAGCTCGTGGCGCACCCGGCGGGGCTGGCGGTGGTGGCGAGGGCGGTAACGCGGCTGTCCGCCGCGGGGACAGAGAGCGCGGTGCGCGCTCTGCACGCTGTGGCGAGGCACTCGGCGACGCCGGCGGTGCTGCAGGAGATGCTGGCGGTCGGGGTGGTCGGAAGGCTGCTGTTCCTGGTGCAGGCCGGAGCCGCCGGTGACAGCCCCAGGGAGAGGGCGAGGGAGATGCTCAAGATGCACGCAAGGGTCTGGAGGGGATCGCCGTGCTTCTCGTCGCACTTGAATGCTTCCTACCCTTCGTGA